The proteins below come from a single Pandoraea apista genomic window:
- a CDS encoding phosphoglycolate phosphatase, protein MTHPLRLDGIRAVLIDLDGTLVDTAGDFSVALNAMLADLGAEPVPTGRLMTFVGKGTANLVRKTLAERFPEADIDALFERAQDKYEAVYTSINGEHTTLYPEVREGLTALRNAGLPVACITNKQHRFAVALLEHYGLSDQFDLVYGGDSWPKRKPDPMPLVKACEAFGVSPAQAVLVGDSANDAQAARAAGCRSLTVPYGYNHGESIQTIDTDGIVASILGAARAILPEATPSLAS, encoded by the coding sequence ATGACCCATCCGCTTCGACTGGACGGCATCCGCGCGGTGCTGATCGACCTCGACGGTACGCTCGTCGACACGGCAGGCGACTTCAGCGTGGCGCTCAACGCCATGCTGGCCGATCTGGGCGCCGAGCCGGTACCGACCGGGCGCCTGATGACCTTCGTGGGCAAAGGCACCGCCAATCTGGTGCGCAAGACCCTCGCCGAGCGGTTTCCCGAAGCCGACATCGACGCGCTGTTCGAACGTGCGCAGGACAAGTACGAAGCCGTCTATACGTCGATCAACGGCGAGCACACGACCCTCTATCCCGAAGTGCGCGAAGGGCTGACGGCATTGCGCAACGCCGGTCTGCCGGTGGCGTGCATCACCAACAAGCAGCATCGCTTTGCAGTGGCCTTGCTCGAGCACTACGGCCTGTCCGATCAGTTCGACCTCGTGTACGGCGGCGACTCATGGCCCAAGCGCAAGCCCGACCCGATGCCGCTGGTCAAAGCCTGCGAAGCGTTCGGTGTTTCGCCGGCGCAAGCCGTGCTGGTCGGCGACTCGGCCAACGACGCGCAAGCCGCCCGCGCGGCGGGCTGCCGGTCGCTCACGGTGCCGTATGGTTACAACCATGGCGAATCTATACAAACGATCGACACGGATGGTATAGTCGCCTCAATTCTGGGCGCTGCCCGGGCCATTCTGCCCGAAGCAACGCCCTCTCTGGCGAGCTGA
- the rpe gene encoding ribulose-phosphate 3-epimerase, producing MTQFCIAPSILSADFARLGEEVRNVVAAGADWIHFDVMDNHYVPNLTIGPMVCEAIRPHVDVPIDVHLMVRPVDRIVPDFAKAGANLITFHPEASEHIDRTLGLIRDNGCKAGLVFNPGTPLHYLDHVMDRLDMVLIMSVNPGFGGQSFIPEALNKLRAVRERIDAYTADTGREIRLEIDGGVKVDNIAEIAAAGADTFVAGSAIFGKPDYKAVIDEMRAQLASVA from the coding sequence ATGACGCAATTCTGTATCGCCCCCAGCATCCTGTCCGCCGACTTTGCCCGGCTGGGCGAAGAAGTCCGCAACGTCGTGGCGGCGGGCGCCGACTGGATTCACTTCGACGTGATGGACAACCATTACGTTCCCAACCTGACCATCGGCCCGATGGTGTGCGAGGCAATCCGCCCGCATGTGGACGTGCCCATCGACGTGCACCTGATGGTACGCCCGGTCGACCGCATCGTGCCCGATTTCGCCAAGGCCGGCGCCAATCTGATCACTTTTCACCCGGAAGCGTCGGAACACATCGACCGTACGCTCGGCCTGATTCGCGACAACGGCTGCAAGGCCGGCCTCGTGTTCAACCCGGGCACCCCGCTGCATTACCTCGATCATGTGATGGACCGGCTCGACATGGTGCTCATCATGTCGGTCAACCCCGGCTTCGGCGGCCAGTCGTTCATTCCCGAGGCGCTCAACAAGCTGCGCGCCGTGCGCGAGCGCATCGACGCTTACACCGCCGACACCGGCCGTGAGATTCGTCTGGAAATCGACGGCGGCGTGAAGGTCGACAATATCGCCGAAATCGCTGCCGCCGGGGCCGACACATTCGTCGCCGGCTCGGCAATCTTCGGCAAACCCGACTACAAGGCGGTGATCGACGAGATGCGCGCCCAACTCGCGAGCGTGGCATGA
- the apaG gene encoding Co2+/Mg2+ efflux protein ApaG: MSQYEFTVTVRPQYLPEQSEPDRRQFAFAYTITIRNSGEVPAQLISRHWVITDGDNHVQEVNGLGVVGHQPFLQPGEQFEYTSWAMVATPVGTMRGEYFCVAEDGTRFEAPIAEFALTMPRTLH, translated from the coding sequence ATGAGCCAGTACGAATTTACCGTCACGGTGCGCCCGCAATATCTCCCGGAGCAATCGGAACCGGATCGTCGGCAATTCGCCTTCGCCTACACGATTACGATTCGCAACAGCGGGGAAGTGCCGGCCCAACTGATTTCGCGTCATTGGGTGATCACGGACGGCGACAACCATGTGCAGGAAGTGAACGGTCTGGGCGTGGTCGGCCATCAACCGTTTCTGCAACCCGGTGAGCAATTCGAGTACACGAGCTGGGCCATGGTCGCCACGCCCGTGGGCACGATGCGTGGCGAGTACTTCTGCGTGGCAGAGGATGGCACGCGGTTCGAAGCGCCCATCGCCGAGTTCGCGCTGACCATGCCGCGCACCTTGCACTGA
- a CDS encoding murein transglycosylase A, with amino-acid sequence MTLFLNVFGRWRAGRGLALAAFAALLYGCSSVPPSGTYRPGTPPSTVATPPSGAGRMQAVSWSQVEGWQDDSLIGARLALSQSCVKLGRQSNWQPACRAAEHLDDLDPAAVRQFFEQYFTPFRIANSDGTQTGLITGYYEPLLHGSRVRGGIYQTPLYKWPAGRKAGSLPARAELMRSGMLRGYELVYVDDPIEAFFLQVQGSGQVLLDDGTVMRVGYAGNNDQPYKSIGRWLIDRGEITAAQATMQGIRAWARANPSRVDALLDVNPRFVFFREMPNHGVGGIEGPIGALGVPLTAERSIAVDPASIPLGSPVFLSTTRPPFGAQANAPINRLMFAQDTGSAIKGGVRADFFWGLGDDAGDLAGRMRQSGRMWVFLPNQ; translated from the coding sequence ATGACGCTCTTCCTGAATGTGTTCGGGCGGTGGCGCGCCGGCCGGGGCCTGGCGCTCGCTGCGTTTGCCGCACTGCTTTACGGTTGTTCGAGTGTGCCTCCTTCGGGCACCTATCGTCCAGGCACGCCGCCGTCGACGGTCGCGACACCGCCCTCGGGCGCCGGCCGCATGCAGGCCGTGTCGTGGTCGCAGGTCGAGGGCTGGCAGGACGATTCGCTCATCGGCGCGCGCCTCGCGCTTTCGCAGAGCTGCGTGAAGCTGGGGCGTCAGAGCAACTGGCAGCCGGCCTGTCGCGCGGCAGAGCATCTCGACGATCTGGACCCGGCGGCAGTGAGGCAGTTCTTCGAACAGTACTTTACGCCGTTTCGTATCGCGAACTCCGACGGCACGCAAACGGGCCTGATCACGGGCTACTACGAACCGTTGCTGCATGGCTCGCGCGTGCGCGGCGGTATCTATCAGACGCCGCTTTACAAATGGCCCGCCGGCCGTAAAGCCGGATCGCTGCCCGCGCGTGCCGAACTCATGCGTAGTGGCATGTTGCGCGGTTACGAGCTGGTCTACGTGGACGACCCCATCGAGGCGTTCTTCCTGCAGGTGCAAGGTTCCGGTCAGGTGCTGCTCGACGACGGCACGGTGATGCGCGTGGGCTATGCCGGCAACAACGACCAGCCTTACAAGTCGATTGGACGCTGGTTGATCGATCGCGGCGAGATCACGGCCGCGCAGGCGACAATGCAGGGCATCCGTGCCTGGGCGCGTGCCAATCCGTCGCGCGTGGACGCGCTGCTGGATGTGAATCCGCGCTTCGTCTTCTTCCGCGAAATGCCTAACCACGGCGTGGGCGGCATCGAAGGCCCGATTGGCGCGCTGGGCGTGCCGCTCACGGCAGAGCGTTCGATTGCCGTCGATCCGGCGTCGATCCCGCTGGGCAGCCCGGTGTTCCTCTCGACCACGCGTCCGCCCTTCGGCGCTCAGGCGAATGCGCCGATCAACCGGCTGATGTTCGCGCAGGATACAGGCAGCGCCATCAAGGGCGGCGTGCGCGCCGACTTCTTCTGGGGGCTGGGCGACGACGCGGGTGATCTGGCCGGACGCATGCGCCAGAGCGGCCGGATGTGGGTATTTCTGCCCAACCAGTGA
- the paaK gene encoding phenylacetate--CoA ligase PaaK yields MTTALPLEPIEKASLDELRSLQLERLKTTLRHAYENSPVYRRKFDEAGVHPDDLTSLADLAKFPFTTKQDLRDSYPFGMFAVPMEQVSRVHASSGTTGKPTVVGYTANDISTWADLVARSIRASGARRGDKVHISYGYGLFTGGLGAHYGAERAGLTVIPFGGGQTEKQVQLIQDFKPDIIMVTPSYMLAIADELERQGMVAADSSLRIGIFGAEPWTNDMRSAIEKRMGIDAVDIYGLSEVMGPGVACECAETKDGPTIWEDHFFPEIIDPETGEVLPDGEFGELVFTSLTKEALPIIRYRTRDLTRLLPGTARTMRRMEKITGRSDDMMIIRGVNVFPSQIEELLLRQPVLSPHYQIILDKEGPMDTMAVEVEAAVGCHDDSALQTAGSELKRDIKTLIGVSCAVRVKPVGGIERSVGKARRVVDKRPR; encoded by the coding sequence ATGACCACCGCCCTGCCGCTCGAGCCGATCGAGAAAGCGAGCCTCGACGAACTGCGCAGCCTTCAGCTCGAACGTCTGAAGACGACGTTGCGGCATGCCTATGAGAATTCGCCGGTCTATCGCCGGAAATTCGACGAAGCCGGCGTCCATCCGGACGATCTGACCTCGCTGGCCGATCTGGCCAAGTTCCCGTTCACGACGAAACAGGATCTGCGCGACAGCTATCCGTTCGGCATGTTTGCGGTACCGATGGAGCAGGTCTCCCGCGTGCACGCATCTTCGGGCACTACGGGCAAGCCGACGGTCGTGGGCTACACCGCCAACGACATCAGCACGTGGGCCGATCTGGTCGCACGCTCGATCCGTGCATCGGGCGCGCGCCGCGGCGACAAGGTGCACATCAGCTACGGCTACGGTCTGTTCACGGGCGGTCTTGGGGCGCACTACGGTGCGGAGCGCGCAGGCCTGACGGTCATCCCGTTCGGCGGCGGACAGACCGAAAAGCAGGTGCAACTGATCCAGGACTTCAAGCCCGACATCATCATGGTCACGCCGAGCTACATGCTGGCGATTGCCGACGAACTCGAACGTCAGGGCATGGTGGCGGCCGACTCGTCGCTGCGTATCGGTATCTTCGGGGCCGAGCCCTGGACGAACGACATGCGCTCGGCCATCGAAAAGCGCATGGGCATCGACGCGGTCGACATCTACGGTCTGTCGGAAGTGATGGGCCCGGGCGTGGCTTGCGAATGTGCCGAAACGAAAGACGGACCGACCATCTGGGAAGATCACTTCTTCCCGGAAATCATCGACCCGGAGACGGGCGAAGTGTTGCCCGACGGCGAGTTCGGCGAACTGGTGTTCACCTCGCTCACCAAGGAAGCGCTGCCGATCATTCGTTACCGCACGCGCGATCTCACGCGTCTGCTGCCGGGTACGGCACGCACGATGCGTCGCATGGAGAAGATCACCGGCCGCTCGGACGACATGATGATCATTCGCGGCGTGAACGTGTTTCCTTCGCAGATCGAGGAACTGCTGCTGCGTCAGCCGGTGCTCTCGCCGCACTATCAGATCATTCTGGACAAGGAAGGTCCGATGGACACGATGGCGGTGGAAGTCGAAGCGGCCGTGGGTTGCCACGACGACAGCGCACTGCAAACAGCCGGCAGCGAACTCAAGCGCGACATCAAGACACTCATCGGTGTGTCGTGTGCCGTGCGCGTGAAACCCGTCGGCGGCATCGAGCGCTCGGTGGGCAAGGCACGCCGGGTGGTGGATAAGCGTCCGCGTTGA
- the paaI gene encoding hydroxyphenylacetyl-CoA thioesterase PaaI — MSLTSPAPKASSEMTPEELARATGEAMYRSDRASQWLGMELQEVRPGYARMTMRIRDEFLNGHAICHGGLMFTLADSTFAFACNSYNINTVAAGCSIEFLKPVAGGDTLTAEAQEQVLSGRHGIYDIRLTNSAGDVVAMFRGKSAQIKGNVV, encoded by the coding sequence ATGAGCCTGACCTCCCCCGCCCCCAAGGCAAGCAGCGAGATGACCCCGGAAGAACTTGCCCGCGCCACGGGCGAGGCCATGTACCGCAGCGACCGTGCGAGCCAGTGGCTGGGTATGGAATTGCAGGAAGTGCGTCCGGGTTATGCACGCATGACGATGCGCATTCGTGACGAATTCCTCAACGGTCACGCCATCTGCCACGGCGGCCTGATGTTCACGCTGGCCGACTCGACCTTCGCATTTGCGTGCAACAGCTACAACATCAACACGGTGGCGGCCGGGTGCAGCATCGAATTCCTGAAGCCGGTCGCGGGCGGCGACACGCTCACGGCAGAAGCGCAAGAGCAGGTGCTCTCGGGGCGTCATGGGATTTACGACATTCGTTTGACGAACTCGGCCGGCGACGTGGTCGCAATGTTCCGCGGCAAGTCCGCACAGATCAAGGGCAACGTCGTCTGA
- the paaG gene encoding 2-(1,2-epoxy-1,2-dihydrophenyl)acetyl-CoA isomerase PaaG — MTATVQLTLQANVATITLNRPEKLNSFTRQMHAELRDALDTAQAQGARAIVLTGAGRGFCAGQDLADLDFTPGASTDLGALIDENFNPLVRKLRAMPLPVIAAVNGIAAGAGANLALACDIVLAGASVNFVQAFVKIGLVPDTGGTWFLPQRVGMARAMGLAMLGDKLSAEQAEQWGLIWRCVDDEALLAEAQKLAVHLATQPTRALATIKEALYASTTHTLDQQLDLERDGQRALGASYDYAEGVNAFLEKRAPKFEGR; from the coding sequence ATGACCGCCACCGTTCAACTGACGCTGCAAGCCAACGTCGCGACAATCACGCTCAATCGCCCCGAGAAGCTCAACAGCTTCACCCGGCAGATGCACGCCGAACTGCGCGACGCCCTCGATACCGCACAGGCACAAGGCGCGCGCGCTATTGTGCTGACCGGTGCCGGACGCGGCTTCTGCGCGGGGCAGGATCTGGCGGATCTCGACTTTACGCCGGGCGCTTCGACCGATCTGGGCGCGCTGATCGACGAGAACTTCAACCCGCTAGTGCGCAAACTGCGCGCGATGCCGCTGCCGGTGATCGCGGCAGTCAACGGCATCGCCGCAGGCGCGGGCGCCAATCTGGCGCTGGCCTGCGACATCGTGCTCGCGGGCGCATCGGTCAACTTTGTGCAGGCGTTCGTCAAGATCGGTCTGGTGCCCGACACGGGCGGCACATGGTTCCTGCCGCAGCGCGTGGGCATGGCCCGCGCGATGGGGCTCGCGATGCTCGGCGACAAGCTCTCGGCCGAGCAGGCCGAACAGTGGGGGCTGATCTGGCGCTGCGTCGACGACGAGGCATTGCTCGCCGAAGCCCAAAAGCTTGCCGTCCACCTGGCGACACAACCCACCAGGGCGCTCGCGACCATCAAGGAAGCGCTGTACGCATCGACCACCCACACGCTCGACCAGCAGCTAGATCTCGAGCGCGATGGGCAACGTGCGCTGGGTGCTTCGTACGACTATGCCGAAGGCGTGAACGCATTCCTCGAGAAACGCGCGCCGAAATTCGAAGGCCGCTGA
- the pcaF gene encoding 3-oxoadipyl-CoA thiolase, producing MTEAFICDAIRTPIGRYGGALKDVRADNLGAIPLKALMARNPNVDWTLIDDVIYGCANQAGEDNRNVARMAALLAELPIDVPGATLNRLCGSGMDAIGSAARAIKAGEAGLMIAGGVESMTRAPFVMGKADSAFARQAAIFDTTIGWRFINPLMKAQYGVDSMPETAENVADDFKINREDQDRFALRSQEKAARAQADGTLAQEITPVSIPQKKGDAIVVDRDEHPRATSLESLAKLKGVVRPDGTVTAGNASGVNDGACALLLASESAAKLHGLTPRARVLGMATAGVAPRIMGIGPAPATLKLLKQLNMTLDQFDVIELNEAFASQGLAVLRQLGIADDDARVNPNGGAIALGHPLGASGARLVTTAMYQLHRTGGRFALCTMCIGVGQGIAIAIERV from the coding sequence ATGACCGAAGCCTTCATCTGCGACGCGATCCGCACGCCCATCGGCCGCTACGGCGGCGCCCTGAAAGACGTTCGCGCCGACAACCTCGGCGCCATCCCCCTCAAAGCGCTCATGGCGCGCAATCCGAACGTCGACTGGACGCTGATCGACGATGTCATCTACGGCTGCGCCAATCAGGCGGGCGAAGACAACCGGAACGTGGCGCGCATGGCCGCGCTGCTCGCCGAGTTGCCGATCGACGTGCCGGGCGCCACGCTCAACCGCCTGTGCGGTTCGGGCATGGACGCCATCGGTAGCGCAGCGCGCGCCATCAAGGCGGGCGAAGCCGGGCTGATGATTGCCGGCGGCGTAGAGTCGATGACCCGCGCGCCGTTCGTGATGGGCAAGGCCGACAGCGCGTTCGCGCGTCAGGCCGCGATCTTCGACACGACCATTGGCTGGCGCTTCATCAATCCGTTGATGAAGGCGCAATACGGCGTGGATTCGATGCCGGAGACGGCCGAAAACGTGGCCGACGACTTCAAGATCAACCGCGAAGACCAGGACCGCTTCGCGCTGCGCAGTCAGGAAAAGGCCGCGCGCGCACAGGCCGACGGCACGCTCGCTCAGGAAATCACGCCGGTCTCCATCCCACAGAAGAAGGGCGACGCGATCGTCGTTGATCGTGACGAACACCCGCGCGCGACCAGTCTCGAGTCGCTGGCCAAGCTCAAGGGTGTGGTGCGTCCGGACGGCACCGTCACCGCAGGCAATGCCTCGGGCGTGAACGACGGCGCGTGCGCCCTGCTGCTCGCCAGCGAAAGCGCCGCGAAGCTGCACGGCCTCACGCCGCGAGCACGCGTACTCGGCATGGCGACCGCCGGTGTCGCGCCGCGCATCATGGGCATCGGCCCGGCCCCGGCCACGCTCAAGCTACTCAAGCAATTGAACATGACGCTGGATCAGTTCGACGTAATCGAGCTGAACGAAGCCTTCGCGAGTCAGGGTCTGGCCGTGTTGCGCCAACTCGGCATTGCCGACGACGACGCCCGCGTGAACCCGAACGGCGGCGCCATTGCGCTGGGCCATCCGCTGGGGGCTTCGGGCGCGCGTCTGGTGACCACCGCGATGTACCAGTTGCACCGCACGGGCGGACGCTTCGCTCTGTGCACGATGTGCATCGGCGTAGGCCAGGGCATTGCGATTGCCATCGAGCGCGTCTGA
- the paaN gene encoding phenylacetic acid degradation protein PaaN, with the protein MTHPLFAKHQETLERALQAIATRGYWSPFTEMPSPRAYGETAAADGEAAFKQYLNAAFPLEQRGSTGSVGQEASPFGFALGTTYPGFEIDALLARVTDAHKSYRAASPDAWVGVSLEILKRLNARSFEMANAVMHTTGQAFMMAFQAGGPHAQDRGLEAVAYAWDELRRIPANAYWEKPQGKNPALAMEKRYTVVPRGVALVLGCCTFPTWNGYPGLFASLATGNAVIVKPHPGAILPLAITVKIAREVLKEAGFDPDVVTLAATNPNDGAIVQQLAKRNEVRVIDFTGSTANGDWLETNARQAQVYTEKAGVNQIVIDSTDDLKGMARNIGFSLALYSGQMCTAPQNIYIPRDGIQTPDGKVSFDDVVAAIAGSVQKTCSDPAKAVELLGAIQNEGVLARIDEARKVGRIVLDSQTLQHPAFADARVRTPLIVALDVADDTVYTREWFGPIAFVIAVDNSAQAFALAGRTAAEHGALTLSAYTTTPEGEAQALDAAIEGRVALSLNLTGGVFVNQSAAYSDYHGTGGNPAANASLADAAFVANRFRVVQSRHHVPAKSDTGAA; encoded by the coding sequence ATGACTCATCCCCTCTTCGCCAAACACCAAGAGACTCTCGAGCGCGCCCTTCAGGCCATCGCCACGCGTGGTTACTGGAGCCCGTTCACGGAAATGCCGAGCCCGCGTGCGTATGGCGAAACGGCCGCCGCCGACGGTGAAGCCGCTTTCAAGCAATACCTGAACGCCGCCTTCCCGCTCGAGCAGCGCGGCAGCACGGGTAGCGTGGGCCAGGAGGCGTCGCCGTTTGGCTTTGCACTCGGCACGACCTATCCCGGTTTCGAGATCGATGCCCTGCTCGCCCGTGTGACCGATGCCCACAAGTCGTATCGTGCCGCTTCGCCGGACGCCTGGGTCGGCGTGTCGCTTGAGATCCTCAAGCGTCTGAACGCCCGCAGCTTCGAAATGGCCAACGCCGTGATGCATACGACGGGCCAGGCCTTCATGATGGCCTTCCAGGCCGGCGGTCCGCACGCTCAGGATCGCGGCCTTGAAGCCGTGGCTTACGCCTGGGACGAACTGCGCCGCATTCCGGCAAACGCTTACTGGGAAAAACCGCAAGGCAAGAACCCGGCCCTCGCGATGGAAAAGCGCTACACCGTCGTGCCGCGCGGCGTGGCATTGGTGCTTGGGTGCTGCACGTTCCCGACGTGGAACGGCTACCCGGGTCTGTTCGCCAGCCTGGCCACGGGCAACGCCGTCATCGTCAAGCCGCATCCGGGCGCGATTCTGCCGCTGGCCATCACCGTCAAGATTGCCCGCGAAGTTCTCAAGGAAGCCGGTTTCGATCCGGATGTCGTCACGCTCGCCGCCACCAACCCGAACGATGGCGCTATCGTCCAGCAACTGGCCAAGCGCAATGAAGTGCGTGTGATCGACTTCACCGGCAGCACCGCCAACGGCGACTGGCTGGAGACCAACGCCCGTCAGGCGCAGGTCTACACCGAGAAGGCCGGTGTCAACCAGATCGTGATCGATTCGACAGACGACCTGAAAGGGATGGCCCGCAACATCGGCTTCTCGCTGGCGCTGTACTCGGGTCAGATGTGCACCGCGCCGCAGAACATCTACATTCCGCGCGACGGTATCCAGACACCGGACGGCAAAGTGTCGTTCGACGACGTCGTGGCCGCCATCGCAGGCAGCGTTCAGAAAACGTGCAGCGACCCGGCCAAGGCGGTCGAACTGCTCGGCGCGATTCAGAACGAAGGTGTGCTCGCCCGTATCGACGAAGCCCGCAAAGTCGGCCGCATCGTGCTCGACAGCCAGACGCTCCAACACCCGGCGTTTGCCGATGCCCGCGTGCGCACACCGCTGATCGTCGCCCTCGATGTCGCTGACGACACCGTCTACACCCGCGAGTGGTTCGGCCCGATCGCCTTCGTGATCGCCGTCGACAACAGCGCACAAGCGTTCGCGCTGGCCGGGCGCACCGCCGCAGAACACGGCGCCCTCACGCTGTCGGCTTACACGACGACCCCCGAAGGCGAAGCCCAGGCACTCGACGCCGCCATCGAAGGTCGCGTCGCACTGTCGCTCAACCTGACCGGCGGCGTGTTCGTGAACCAGTCCGCCGCCTACTCGGATTACCACGGCACTGGCGGCAACCCGGCGGCAAACGCCAGCCTTGCCGACGCGGCGTTCGTTGCGAATCGCTTCCGTGTCGTACAGAGCCGCCACCACGTGCCGGCGAAGTCCGACACCGGTGCGGCCTGA
- a CDS encoding enoyl-CoA hydratase: protein MTYENILVETRGRVGLITLNRPKALNALNDALMDELGTALTAFDADEAIGCVVITGSEKAFAAGADIGMMSKYTFADVFKGDYITRNWETVRRIRKPVIAAVSGFALGGGCELAMMCDFIIAADNAKFGQPEIKLGVIPGAGGTQRLTRAVSKAKAMDMCLTARFMDATEAERAGLVSRVVPADKLLDEAIGAATTICEYSLPVVMAAKEAVNRAFESTLDEGVQFERRVFHSLFALEDQKEGMAAFVEKRKPVFKHR, encoded by the coding sequence ATGACGTACGAGAACATTTTGGTGGAGACGCGCGGCCGCGTCGGTCTGATCACGCTGAATCGTCCGAAGGCGCTCAATGCGCTGAACGATGCGCTGATGGACGAGTTGGGGACCGCGCTGACCGCTTTCGACGCCGACGAGGCCATCGGTTGCGTGGTGATTACCGGTAGCGAGAAGGCGTTCGCGGCAGGGGCCGACATCGGCATGATGTCCAAGTACACCTTTGCCGACGTATTCAAGGGCGATTACATCACGCGCAATTGGGAAACCGTGCGTCGAATCCGAAAACCGGTGATTGCTGCGGTATCGGGTTTCGCCCTCGGTGGCGGGTGTGAGCTGGCGATGATGTGCGATTTCATCATCGCGGCCGACAACGCAAAGTTCGGACAACCGGAAATCAAGCTCGGCGTAATTCCGGGCGCGGGCGGCACGCAGCGTCTCACGCGCGCGGTGTCGAAAGCCAAGGCGATGGACATGTGTCTGACAGCGCGTTTCATGGACGCGACCGAGGCGGAGCGCGCTGGTCTCGTATCGCGCGTAGTGCCTGCCGACAAGCTGCTCGACGAGGCGATCGGTGCTGCCACGACCATCTGCGAATACTCGCTGCCGGTTGTGATGGCGGCCAAGGAAGCGGTCAACCGCGCGTTCGAATCGACACTCGACGAAGGCGTGCAGTTCGAGCGTCGCGTGTTCCATTCGCTCTTCGCGCTTGAGGACCAGAAGGAAGGCATGGCGGCATTCGTCGAGAAGCGCAAGCCGGTTTTCAAACATCGATGA
- a CDS encoding basic amino acid ABC transporter substrate-binding protein, with amino-acid sequence MATKRRAFALALVVASGLLLGACGKKEESAAGRSVGPDGAQPVYVVGSDAAYAPFEFETDTRQIAGFDIDVMKAVADKAGISIRFINTPFEGIFNSLVQGDRDILISAITITDERRKQMDFSTPYFEASQLIAVPINSTVQKFDDLKSMKVGVQTATTGDEVVQKLMGKNNPSVKRFEGTPLAMKELEAGGVDAVVADNGVVVNFIANNPDAKLRTVADSSFPKEYYGIAVRKGDTELLAKINKGIDAIKSDGTYDAIYERYFGKKS; translated from the coding sequence ATGGCGACTAAACGACGTGCGTTCGCGCTGGCCCTGGTCGTGGCCTCCGGGCTGCTGTTGGGGGCTTGCGGGAAGAAGGAAGAATCGGCTGCGGGCCGGTCGGTCGGACCGGATGGCGCGCAACCTGTGTACGTCGTCGGTTCGGATGCCGCTTATGCGCCATTCGAGTTTGAAACCGATACCCGCCAGATCGCTGGCTTCGATATCGATGTGATGAAGGCCGTCGCCGACAAGGCGGGCATCTCCATCCGATTCATCAATACGCCGTTCGAAGGCATCTTCAATTCGCTGGTGCAGGGGGATCGGGACATTTTGATTTCGGCCATCACGATTACAGATGAGCGCCGCAAGCAAATGGATTTCTCGACGCCTTATTTCGAGGCATCGCAGTTGATCGCCGTGCCGATCAATTCGACCGTGCAGAAGTTTGACGATCTGAAGTCGATGAAGGTCGGTGTGCAGACGGCGACCACGGGCGACGAAGTGGTTCAGAAGCTCATGGGCAAGAACAATCCGTCGGTCAAACGCTTCGAGGGCACGCCGCTGGCGATGAAGGAGCTTGAGGCGGGAGGTGTCGATGCGGTGGTGGCTGACAACGGCGTCGTGGTGAATTTCATCGCGAACAATCCGGATGCAAAATTGCGTACGGTTGCCGATAGCAGCTTCCCGAAGGAGTATTACGGCATTGCGGTGCGTAAGGGCGACACCGAGCTGTTGGCCAAGATCAACAAGGGCATTGATGCAATCAAGTCGGACGGCACGTACGACGCGATCTACGAGCGCTACTTTGGCAAGAAGTCCTGA